In one Kitasatospora cineracea genomic region, the following are encoded:
- a CDS encoding ABC transporter permease: MSSTDTAAAPPAKDESADSASVEAGLDALETVQAQRTPLSVVLRQKVLPPVLGAVLVLAVWQLAYSLELTTPDKLPSPSDVWHSLTELWYAGTLFSIIWTSVWRGLSGFVLSVVIGTPIGLVVARIKPVRAALGPVLSGLQSLPSVAWVPAAIIWLGITNSAMYAVILLGAVPSIANGLISGIDQVPPIYLRAGQTLGATGLRGARHVLLPAALPGYLAGLKQGWAFSWRSLMAAELIAASPDLGLGLGRYLENQREFSNMSGVLLGILLILFVGVAIDLLFFSPLERRVLRSRGLLVNSR, translated from the coding sequence ATGTCCAGCACTGACACCGCCGCCGCTCCCCCCGCCAAGGACGAGTCCGCCGACAGCGCGAGCGTCGAGGCCGGCCTCGACGCCCTGGAGACCGTCCAGGCGCAGCGCACCCCGCTCTCCGTGGTGCTGCGCCAGAAGGTCCTGCCGCCCGTCCTCGGCGCGGTGCTGGTCCTGGCCGTCTGGCAGCTCGCCTACAGCCTCGAACTCACCACCCCCGACAAGCTCCCCAGCCCCTCCGACGTCTGGCACTCGCTCACCGAACTCTGGTACGCCGGAACGCTGTTCTCGATCATCTGGACCAGCGTCTGGCGCGGCCTGTCCGGCTTCGTGCTGTCCGTCGTCATCGGCACCCCGATCGGCCTGGTCGTCGCCCGGATCAAGCCGGTGCGGGCCGCGCTCGGCCCGGTCCTCTCCGGCCTGCAGTCGCTGCCCTCGGTGGCCTGGGTGCCCGCCGCGATCATCTGGCTCGGCATCACCAACTCCGCGATGTACGCGGTCATCCTGCTCGGCGCCGTCCCGTCCATCGCCAACGGCCTGATCAGCGGCATCGACCAGGTCCCGCCGATCTACCTGCGGGCCGGCCAGACCCTCGGCGCGACCGGCCTGCGCGGCGCCCGCCACGTCCTGCTGCCCGCCGCGCTGCCCGGCTACCTGGCCGGACTCAAGCAGGGCTGGGCCTTCTCCTGGCGCTCCCTGATGGCCGCCGAACTCATCGCCGCCTCCCCCGACCTGGGCCTCGGCCTCGGCCGCTACCTGGAGAACCAGCGCGAGTTCTCCAACATGTCCGGCGTCCTGCTCGGCATCCTGCTGATCCTGTTCGTCGGCGTCGCCATCGACCTGCTCTTCTTCTCCCCGCTGGAGCGCCGCGTCCTGCGCAGCCGCGGCCTCCTCGTCAACTCCCGCTGA
- the cysD gene encoding sulfate adenylyltransferase subunit CysD: protein MTVTTQRLVQAEDSPYALSHLDALEAESVHIFREVAGEFERPVILFSGGKDSIVMLHLALKAFAPAPVPFALLHVDTGHNFPEVLAYRDRAVAKHNLRLHVASVQDFIDRGVLRERADGLRNPLQTVPLLDGIESNKFDAVFGGGRRDEEKARAKERVFSLRDEFGAWDPRRQRPELWSLYNGRHAVGEHVRVFPLSNWTELDVWQYIEREGIELPEIYYAHRREVFKRDGMWLTAGEWGGPKETEQVETRLVRYRTVGDMSCTGAVDSDADTIEAVITEIAASRLTERGATRADDKMSEAAMEDRKREGYF, encoded by the coding sequence ATGACCGTCACCACGCAGCGCCTGGTCCAGGCCGAGGACAGCCCGTACGCGCTGTCGCACCTGGACGCCCTGGAGGCCGAGTCGGTGCACATCTTCCGCGAGGTCGCGGGCGAGTTCGAGCGGCCGGTGATCCTGTTCTCCGGCGGCAAGGACTCCATCGTGATGCTGCACCTGGCGCTGAAGGCGTTCGCGCCCGCGCCGGTGCCGTTCGCCCTGCTGCACGTCGACACCGGGCACAACTTCCCCGAGGTGCTGGCCTACCGGGACCGCGCGGTCGCGAAGCACAACCTGCGGCTGCACGTCGCCTCCGTCCAGGACTTCATCGACCGCGGCGTGCTGCGCGAGCGCGCCGACGGGCTGCGCAACCCGCTGCAGACCGTCCCGCTGCTGGACGGCATCGAGTCCAACAAGTTCGACGCCGTGTTCGGCGGCGGCCGCCGCGACGAGGAGAAGGCCCGCGCCAAGGAGCGCGTCTTCTCGCTGCGCGACGAGTTCGGCGCCTGGGACCCGCGCCGCCAGCGCCCCGAGCTGTGGTCGCTGTACAACGGCCGGCACGCGGTCGGCGAGCACGTCCGGGTCTTCCCGCTGTCCAACTGGACCGAGCTCGACGTGTGGCAGTACATCGAGCGCGAGGGCATCGAGCTCCCGGAGATCTACTACGCCCACCGCCGCGAGGTGTTCAAGCGCGACGGCATGTGGCTGACCGCCGGCGAGTGGGGCGGCCCGAAGGAGACCGAGCAGGTCGAGACCCGCCTGGTGCGCTACCGCACCGTGGGCGACATGTCCTGCACCGGCGCGGTCGACTCCGACGCCGACACCATCGAGGCCGTGATCACCGAGATCGCCGCCTCCCGCCTCACCGAACGAGGGGCGACGCGCGCCGACGACAAGATGTCCGAGGCCGCCATGGAGGACCGCAAGCGCGAGGGGTACTTCTAA
- a CDS encoding sulfate adenylyltransferase subunit 1, whose amino-acid sequence MSTTQEATATSLLRFATAGSVDDGKSTLVGRLLHDSKSVLADQLEAVEHASRRRGQEAPDLALLTDGLRAEREQGITIDVAYRYFATARRRFILADTPGHVQYTRNMVTGASTAELAVVLVDARNGVVEQTRRHAAVAALLRVPHVVLAVNKMDLVAYAEPVFARIAEEFTAYAASLGVKDVVAVPISALAGDNVVEPSANMDWYGGPTLLEHLETVPVGTDPSAEPARFPVQYVIRPQSEEFHDYRGYAGQLASGVLRVGDPVTVLPSGHTTTVAAIDALGEPTEIAWAPQSVTVRLADDIDISRGDLIAAAPAPVPTKDVRATVCHLNERPLHVGAKVLLKHTTRTVRALVKEIEYRIDIDTLERRSGAEGLNVNDIGHVVLRTAEPLALDDYTDNRRTGSFVLIDPSDGTTLTAGMAGEAFDTVSTTDASQEEDWV is encoded by the coding sequence ATGAGCACCACCCAGGAAGCAACCGCCACCTCGCTGCTGCGCTTCGCCACCGCGGGCTCCGTCGACGACGGCAAGTCCACGCTGGTGGGCCGGCTGCTGCACGACTCCAAGTCGGTGCTGGCCGACCAGCTGGAGGCCGTCGAGCACGCCTCCCGCCGGCGCGGCCAGGAGGCCCCCGACCTGGCGCTGCTCACCGACGGCCTGCGGGCCGAGCGCGAGCAGGGCATCACCATCGACGTGGCGTACCGCTACTTCGCCACCGCCCGGCGCCGGTTCATCCTCGCCGACACCCCCGGCCACGTGCAGTACACCCGCAACATGGTGACCGGCGCGTCCACCGCCGAGCTGGCCGTGGTGCTGGTCGACGCCCGCAACGGCGTGGTCGAGCAGACCCGCCGGCACGCCGCGGTCGCCGCCCTGCTGCGCGTCCCGCACGTCGTCCTGGCCGTCAACAAGATGGACCTGGTCGCGTACGCGGAGCCGGTGTTCGCACGGATCGCCGAGGAGTTCACCGCGTACGCGGCCTCGCTCGGGGTCAAGGACGTCGTGGCGGTGCCGATCTCGGCGCTGGCCGGCGACAACGTGGTCGAGCCCTCCGCGAACATGGACTGGTACGGCGGCCCGACCCTGCTGGAGCACCTGGAGACGGTGCCGGTCGGCACCGACCCGAGCGCCGAGCCGGCCCGCTTCCCGGTCCAGTACGTGATCCGGCCGCAGAGCGAGGAGTTCCACGACTACCGCGGCTACGCGGGCCAGCTGGCCTCCGGCGTGCTGCGGGTCGGCGACCCGGTGACGGTGCTGCCCTCCGGCCACACCACCACCGTCGCGGCGATCGACGCGCTCGGCGAGCCCACCGAGATCGCCTGGGCCCCGCAGTCGGTGACGGTCCGCCTCGCGGACGACATCGACATCTCCCGCGGCGACCTGATCGCGGCCGCCCCCGCCCCCGTCCCCACCAAGGACGTCCGGGCCACGGTCTGCCACCTCAACGAGCGTCCGCTGCACGTCGGGGCGAAGGTGCTGCTCAAGCACACCACCCGCACGGTGCGCGCCCTCGTCAAGGAGATCGAGTACCGGATCGACATCGACACCCTCGAACGGCGCTCCGGCGCCGAGGGGTTGAACGTCAACGACATCGGCCACGTGGTGCTGCGCACCGCCGAGCCGCTGGCCCTCGACGACTACACCGACAACCGCCGCACGGGTTCGTTCGTCCTGATCGACCCGTCCGACGGCACCACGCTCACCGCCGGCATGGCGGGCGAGGCGTTCGACACCGTCAGCACCACCGACGCTTCCCAAGAGGAGGACTGGGTCTGA
- a CDS encoding ABC transporter ATP-binding protein produces the protein MTTALTTSPDAPGTGRPDAGTAVRISHVHKTFGRPGTAAPVLEDINLTVAPGEFVTLLGASGCGKSTLLNLVAGLDRPTSGTIEVPGGRPALMFQDHALFPWLTAGRNIELALRLAGVPKEERRPEAERLLELVRLKGSYKKRVHELSGGMRQRVALARSLAQGSQVLLMDEPFAALDAITRDVLHDEITRIWAEKQLAVLFVTHNVREAVRLAQRVVLLSSRPGRVAKEWRIDLPQPRRIESAGVADLSIEITEELRGEIRRHVQH, from the coding sequence GTGACCACGGCACTGACCACCTCGCCCGACGCCCCCGGCACGGGCCGCCCGGACGCCGGCACCGCCGTCCGGATCTCGCACGTGCACAAGACCTTCGGCCGCCCCGGCACCGCCGCGCCGGTGCTGGAGGACATCAACCTCACCGTCGCACCCGGCGAGTTCGTCACCCTGCTCGGTGCCTCCGGCTGCGGCAAGTCCACCCTGCTCAACCTGGTGGCCGGCCTGGACCGGCCGACCTCCGGCACCATCGAGGTGCCCGGCGGCCGACCCGCCCTGATGTTCCAGGACCACGCCCTGTTCCCCTGGCTCACCGCGGGCCGCAACATCGAACTCGCGCTGCGCCTGGCCGGCGTCCCCAAGGAGGAGCGCCGCCCCGAGGCCGAGCGGCTGCTCGAACTGGTCCGCCTCAAGGGCTCCTACAAGAAGCGCGTCCACGAGCTGTCCGGCGGCATGCGCCAGCGCGTCGCCCTGGCCCGCTCGCTCGCCCAGGGCTCCCAGGTGCTCCTGATGGACGAGCCGTTCGCCGCGCTCGACGCCATCACCCGCGACGTCCTGCACGACGAGATCACCCGGATCTGGGCGGAGAAGCAGCTCGCCGTCCTGTTCGTCACCCACAACGTCCGCGAGGCCGTCCGCCTCGCCCAGCGCGTCGTGCTGCTCTCCTCCCGCCCCGGCCGGGTCGCCAAGGAGTGGCGCATCGACCTGCCGCAGCCGCGCCGCATCGAGTCCGCCGGGGTCGCGGATCTGTCCATCGAGATCACCGAAGAACTGCGTGGGGAGATCCGCCGCCATGTCCAGCACTGA
- a CDS encoding aliphatic sulfonate ABC transporter substrate-binding protein: protein MAPSSQPPHTSARPRAGRIRRAAVAAVAVLTAAGLLSACGYGSKSEDDSSAKPSASGAKLSVDTVKIGYFANLTHGTALVGLKQGIIQQELGGTRIKTQVFNAGPAEIEALNAGSIDIGWIGPSPSINGYTQSGGKSLKIISGSASGGVKLVVNPDRIKTLDDLKGKRIATPQLGNTQDVALLNYLAEKGYKVDAQTGDGDVKVLRTDNKVTPDAYKSGSVDGAWVPEPTASKLVTLGAKVLLNEKDVWPDKKFVITNLVVSQKFLKEHPDVVEAVLRGSVKTNAWIKANPAQAKDVANAQIKADAGNALDASILDPAWQDIDFIDDPLANTLQAEADHAVTAGLLKLPRSSSAGAGANLAGIYDLTLLNKVLKENNQPAVADAGLGTE, encoded by the coding sequence ATGGCACCGAGCTCTCAGCCCCCCCATACCTCCGCACGCCCCCGCGCGGGCCGGATCAGACGCGCCGCCGTGGCGGCCGTCGCCGTGCTGACCGCCGCCGGCCTGCTCTCGGCCTGCGGCTACGGCTCCAAGAGCGAGGACGACTCCTCCGCCAAGCCGTCCGCGAGCGGCGCGAAGCTCTCCGTGGACACCGTGAAGATCGGCTACTTCGCCAACCTCACCCACGGCACCGCGCTGGTCGGCCTCAAGCAGGGCATCATCCAGCAGGAGCTGGGCGGCACCCGGATCAAGACCCAGGTCTTCAACGCCGGCCCGGCCGAGATCGAGGCGCTGAACGCCGGCTCGATCGACATCGGCTGGATCGGCCCCTCCCCGTCGATCAACGGCTACACCCAGTCCGGCGGCAAGTCCCTGAAGATCATCAGCGGTTCGGCCTCCGGCGGCGTCAAGCTGGTCGTCAACCCGGACAGGATCAAGACCCTGGACGACCTCAAGGGCAAGAGGATCGCCACCCCGCAGCTCGGCAACACCCAGGACGTCGCCCTGCTCAACTACCTGGCCGAGAAGGGCTACAAGGTCGACGCCCAGACCGGCGACGGCGACGTGAAGGTGCTGCGCACCGACAACAAGGTCACCCCCGACGCGTACAAGTCCGGCTCCGTCGACGGCGCGTGGGTGCCCGAGCCGACCGCCTCCAAGCTGGTCACCCTCGGCGCGAAGGTCCTGCTCAACGAGAAGGACGTCTGGCCGGACAAGAAGTTCGTCATCACCAACCTCGTCGTCTCGCAGAAGTTCCTCAAGGAGCACCCGGACGTGGTGGAGGCCGTGCTGCGCGGCTCGGTGAAGACCAACGCCTGGATCAAGGCCAACCCCGCCCAGGCCAAGGACGTCGCCAACGCCCAGATCAAGGCCGACGCGGGCAACGCGCTGGACGCCTCGATCCTCGACCCGGCCTGGCAGGACATCGACTTCATCGACGACCCGCTGGCGAACACCCTGCAGGCCGAGGCCGACCACGCCGTCACCGCCGGCCTGCTCAAGCTGCCCCGTTCCAGTTCCGCTGGCGCGGGGGCCAACCTGGCCGGGATCTACGACCTGACCCTGCTCAACAAGGTGCTGAAGGAGAACAACCAGCCCGCCGTCGCCGACGCCGGTCTGGGCACCGAGTAA
- a CDS encoding sirohydrochlorin chelatase encodes MPAPARRTPVPPLLLLAHGSRDPRHAATVEALADAVRALAPRLPVTTAYLDHCAPRIAQVAPRLTGAIAVPLLLNRAFHAKHDIPAALRAAGSSIPVADVLGPSPLLLAALDRRLAETGLDVADPAVRARTGVVLAAAGSSDPAANATTRAVAAEWRRTRGWAAVTTAYASATTPTVPDALAELRTVPAVRTTAVAPYLLAPGLLPDRIATAATTAAADHLAPVLGAAPELARLLLTRHTEAAAATDTTAARTA; translated from the coding sequence GTGCCCGCCCCCGCGCGCCGCACGCCCGTCCCGCCGCTGCTCCTCCTCGCGCACGGCTCCCGCGACCCCCGCCACGCCGCCACCGTCGAGGCCCTCGCCGACGCCGTCCGCGCCCTGGCCCCGCGCCTGCCCGTCACCACCGCCTACCTGGACCACTGCGCCCCGCGGATCGCCCAGGTCGCCCCGCGCCTGACCGGCGCGATCGCCGTCCCGCTGCTGCTGAACCGCGCGTTCCACGCCAAGCACGACATCCCGGCCGCCCTGCGCGCCGCCGGCTCGTCGATCCCCGTCGCGGACGTCCTCGGGCCCTCCCCGCTGCTGCTGGCCGCCCTGGACCGCCGGCTCGCCGAGACCGGCCTGGACGTCGCCGACCCAGCCGTCCGGGCCCGCACCGGCGTGGTGCTGGCCGCCGCCGGCTCCTCCGACCCGGCCGCCAACGCCACCACCCGCGCGGTGGCCGCCGAGTGGCGCCGCACCCGGGGCTGGGCCGCCGTCACCACCGCCTACGCCTCCGCGACCACCCCGACCGTCCCGGACGCCCTGGCCGAACTCCGCACCGTCCCGGCCGTCCGCACCACCGCCGTCGCCCCCTACCTGCTGGCCCCCGGCCTCCTCCCCGACCGGATCGCCACCGCCGCGACGACCGCCGCCGCCGACCACCTCGCCCCGGTCCTCGGCGCCGCCCCCGAACTGGCCCGCCTCCTCCTCACCCGCCACACCGAAGCCGCGGCAGCCACCGACACGACTGCCGCCCGCACCGCCTGA